One segment of Bacteroides caecimuris DNA contains the following:
- a CDS encoding RagB/SusD family nutrient uptake outer membrane protein, translating to MTSCLDVLDKEPLDMISDKAVWNDPVLIESYLSECYYQTSVFVNETPTYFSKDFDSFWQSEAGMGMHWINEIADEAMAHWKYNTDAAPVFKAGGLNIGGGLLEWWEHSYVIIRKLNEFLQRLSSSPIDANLRNQRMAEARFLRAFNYFAMVKRYGAVPLITVLQNMDDPKEELYVKRTPEKDVYDFILSEMDDIINNNYLPDVADSKTGRPTKYVALALKSRAALYAGSIAQFGKVQLEGLLGIPSSEAEGYYLQSYLASKEIKKKFSLYNSDSDKVTNFKNIFLVKNNNEVIFAKHHNSSPASIDSGQYSGGHCWGYDFAQCPKPHAWNAGNKDAPYLEMAEEFEYTDGRPGTLNRQQITNREWTTEELWKDKDPRFFATIYTQNTEWKGTKVDFHNGLRLSNGTILTEGSYEGVQALGTQSVDNSFGTGFGVMKYLDENSNTLQMPGISSTDYIIFRFGEILLNFAEAAFELNKPEEALDAINALRTRAGIAELENIDRDKIRHERKVELAYEGHRYWDVRRWRKATDVLSRPNSGLRYILIHGTNPPKYKLEVLDNIDGAANAPKFYEHQYYFPITLGRTGNNSNLVENPEY from the coding sequence ATGACATCCTGTTTGGATGTACTTGACAAGGAACCGTTGGATATGATTTCCGATAAGGCTGTTTGGAATGATCCTGTATTGATAGAAAGTTATCTTTCAGAGTGCTATTATCAGACTTCAGTATTCGTAAACGAAACACCCACTTATTTTTCCAAGGACTTTGATAGTTTTTGGCAAAGTGAAGCAGGAATGGGAATGCATTGGATTAATGAGATTGCTGACGAGGCTATGGCGCATTGGAAATACAATACAGATGCTGCTCCTGTTTTTAAAGCCGGCGGATTGAATATAGGAGGCGGGCTACTGGAATGGTGGGAACATTCTTACGTTATTATCCGTAAATTGAATGAATTTTTGCAACGGTTATCTTCATCTCCGATTGATGCCAATCTAAGAAACCAACGAATGGCGGAGGCTCGTTTTCTAAGAGCATTCAATTATTTTGCAATGGTAAAGCGATATGGTGCGGTTCCATTGATTACAGTTCTTCAGAATATGGATGATCCGAAGGAAGAGTTGTACGTCAAACGCACCCCGGAAAAAGATGTATATGACTTTATACTTTCCGAAATGGACGATATCATTAATAATAACTATTTGCCTGATGTGGCGGATTCAAAAACAGGGCGTCCCACTAAGTATGTTGCATTGGCATTGAAAAGCCGTGCGGCTTTATATGCCGGAAGTATTGCACAATTCGGTAAAGTGCAATTAGAAGGTTTGCTGGGGATTCCTTCTTCGGAAGCAGAAGGTTATTATCTTCAATCGTATCTTGCTTCGAAAGAGATAAAAAAGAAATTTTCTTTATATAACTCTGACTCCGATAAGGTAACGAACTTCAAGAATATATTTCTTGTGAAAAACAACAACGAGGTGATTTTTGCCAAGCATCATAATAGTTCACCAGCTTCTATTGATTCAGGTCAGTATAGTGGAGGACACTGCTGGGGATATGATTTTGCTCAGTGCCCGAAACCACACGCATGGAATGCCGGAAACAAAGACGCTCCTTACCTTGAAATGGCAGAGGAATTTGAATATACGGACGGACGCCCCGGCACGTTGAACAGACAACAAATTACGAATAGAGAGTGGACTACAGAAGAACTTTGGAAAGATAAAGATCCACGCTTTTTTGCCACCATTTATACACAAAATACCGAATGGAAAGGAACAAAAGTTGATTTCCATAACGGACTGCGTTTGTCAAATGGAACTATCCTCACCGAAGGAAGCTATGAGGGTGTACAAGCATTGGGCACCCAGTCTGTTGACAACAGTTTTGGAACAGGTTTCGGAGTGATGAAATATCTGGATGAAAACAGTAATACGCTTCAAATGCCGGGAATTTCGAGTACCGACTATATTATTTTCAGGTTTGGAGAGATTCTACTAAACTTTGCTGAAGCTGCTTTTGAACTGAATAAGCCGGAAGAAGCTTTGGATGCAATTAATGCCCTGAGAACGCGGGCAGGTATTGCAGAATTGGAAAACATCGATCGCGATAAAATACGTCACGAACGAAAAGTGGAGTTGGCTTACGAAGGGCATCGATACTGGGATGTAAGACGTTGGAGAAAGGCTACAGATGTTCTATCGAGGCCCAATTCCGGATTACGTTATATATTGATACATGGTACAAATCCGCCCAAATATAAGTTAGAGGTATTGGATAATATAGATGGTGCTGCAAATGCTCCCAAATTTTATGAACATCAATATTATTTCCCTATTACGTTAGGACGCACAGGTAATAACTCTAATTTAGTGGAAAATCCTGAATACTAG
- a CDS encoding family 78 glycoside hydrolase catalytic domain, which yields MKKKIQKIVFIFVWFITASASATPSFSVYDLMVELAERPIGIETLEPHFSWKIYAQERNFKQSAYRICVADSPVKLENGDPNVWDSGKVLSDNSIFNPFKGKKLCSSTTYYWKVKVWNDKGEESVWSRANTFTTGLLNESDWGTSSWISMEADQLKIKGIHYQNKDALPASKTGMYKMPQFRKEFQVKKNIQKAFIYISGVGHFDLFLNGSKVGDHFLDAGWTLYDKEVFYVSFDVTDLLQKEDNVLGVMLGNGFYNMPQERYFKLLVSYGSPKLKLILKITYNDGTSQEIVSDNSWKVTESPITYSSIYGGEDYDATKQKQGWMQVGYDDENWENALEANYHPKMISQQIEPLKVKEEIPVVRCYKNSKGNWIYDFGQNFSGIVRLHVSGRRFQKLSLVPAELLNKNNTANQTASGHPFCYNYTLRGDSIEIWQPQFTYYGFRYVEVKGAVPAGERNPRNLPVITELVGLHTSLSASQSGTFFCSNPLFNKIHNLIDWAMRSNMASVLTDCPHREKLGWVEQAYLMQYSLQYRYNMSRMYNKIIKDMYLSQTEQGMIPSIAPEYVRFKDGFEDTPEWGSAFIISSWYTYLWYGDDRSLKKYYPMMKKYMDYLASRANDNIIAYGLGDWFDIGPDVPGNSQLTSNGLTATATYYYNATIMQKIAHLLAQPDDVEKYGRLAVEIKESFNRSFFNSSTNTYDRNSQTANSIVLFMGLADETYKQSIINNLVCDIEKRNYSLTAGDIGYRYVLQALETNGLSELIYKMNCKYNVPGYGWQLAHGATALTESWQAFGFVSNNHFMLGHLMEWLYGGIGGIRQTEQSLAYKTIQIDPHVVGNITSASASYESPYGRICSEWKKKQEGFELKVSIPANSEAVILLPTRNIENITDYGVCLHLSKDIVFLGVESNKTKIKIGSGNYLFFVKN from the coding sequence ATGAAAAAGAAGATACAGAAAATAGTTTTTATATTCGTTTGGTTTATTACTGCAAGTGCGTCGGCTACCCCTTCATTCTCGGTATACGACCTTATGGTAGAACTGGCGGAAAGGCCTATTGGAATAGAAACCTTAGAACCGCATTTCAGTTGGAAAATATATGCACAAGAACGAAATTTTAAACAAAGTGCTTATCGTATATGTGTTGCAGATTCTCCTGTAAAATTGGAGAATGGTGATCCCAATGTATGGGACAGTGGTAAAGTTCTTTCTGACAATTCAATTTTTAATCCATTTAAAGGAAAAAAATTGTGCTCTTCAACCACCTATTATTGGAAGGTAAAGGTTTGGAATGATAAAGGAGAAGAATCCGTATGGAGTCGAGCAAATACTTTTACGACAGGACTTCTGAATGAAAGTGATTGGGGAACTTCCAGTTGGATTTCAATGGAAGCAGACCAACTGAAAATAAAGGGAATTCATTATCAAAACAAGGATGCCTTGCCCGCTTCTAAAACAGGTATGTATAAAATGCCTCAGTTTCGCAAAGAATTTCAAGTAAAGAAAAATATACAGAAGGCTTTTATCTATATCTCAGGTGTAGGACATTTTGACTTATTTTTAAATGGATCCAAAGTAGGAGATCATTTTTTGGATGCAGGGTGGACTTTGTATGACAAGGAGGTCTTCTATGTTTCATTTGACGTAACAGATCTGTTGCAGAAGGAAGATAATGTTCTTGGAGTTATGCTTGGAAATGGTTTTTATAATATGCCACAAGAACGTTATTTCAAATTATTAGTATCATATGGCTCTCCCAAACTGAAATTAATACTAAAAATAACATACAATGACGGTACATCGCAGGAGATTGTTTCGGATAACTCTTGGAAAGTAACAGAGAGCCCTATCACATACTCCAGTATATATGGTGGAGAGGATTATGATGCCACTAAACAAAAACAAGGCTGGATGCAAGTAGGTTATGACGATGAAAATTGGGAAAATGCCCTTGAAGCAAACTATCATCCTAAAATGATTTCTCAACAAATAGAACCACTAAAGGTAAAAGAAGAAATTCCAGTAGTCAGATGTTATAAGAATAGTAAGGGGAATTGGATATACGATTTTGGACAGAATTTTTCGGGAATAGTCCGTCTTCATGTATCGGGGAGAAGATTCCAGAAGCTTAGTCTTGTTCCTGCCGAACTGCTAAACAAGAACAATACCGCCAATCAGACAGCTTCCGGACATCCTTTTTGTTATAATTATACATTGAGGGGGGATAGCATTGAAATTTGGCAACCGCAATTTACATATTATGGGTTTCGCTATGTAGAAGTAAAAGGTGCCGTTCCTGCGGGAGAAAGAAATCCAAGGAACCTTCCTGTTATAACCGAACTTGTAGGATTACATACAAGTTTATCTGCTTCTCAATCCGGAACTTTCTTTTGCTCCAATCCATTGTTCAACAAGATACATAACCTTATTGATTGGGCTATGCGCAGCAATATGGCCAGTGTATTAACCGATTGTCCTCACAGGGAAAAATTAGGATGGGTAGAACAGGCATACTTGATGCAATATTCATTGCAATACCGCTATAATATGTCAAGGATGTATAATAAGATTATAAAAGATATGTATCTGTCGCAGACCGAACAAGGCATGATTCCGTCCATTGCGCCTGAGTATGTGAGGTTTAAAGACGGTTTTGAGGATACACCAGAATGGGGAAGTGCTTTTATTATTTCCTCTTGGTATACATATTTATGGTATGGCGATGATAGATCGTTGAAAAAATATTATCCTATGATGAAAAAATACATGGATTACTTAGCTTCCCGCGCAAACGACAATATCATAGCATATGGATTGGGTGATTGGTTTGACATAGGTCCAGATGTTCCTGGAAATTCCCAGCTGACTTCAAATGGTTTAACCGCAACTGCAACTTATTACTATAACGCTACTATTATGCAAAAAATCGCACATTTATTGGCCCAACCGGATGATGTGGAAAAGTATGGAAGATTGGCAGTTGAAATTAAAGAATCATTCAATCGCAGTTTTTTCAATTCTTCCACTAATACTTATGACCGTAATAGTCAGACTGCAAATTCGATAGTGCTATTTATGGGATTAGCAGATGAAACATATAAACAATCAATCATTAACAATCTGGTTTGCGATATAGAGAAACGAAATTATTCGTTAACTGCGGGTGATATCGGTTATAGATATGTATTGCAAGCTTTAGAAACCAACGGTTTGTCAGAGTTGATTTATAAGATGAATTGTAAATACAATGTACCAGGATATGGTTGGCAGTTAGCACATGGAGCAACGGCACTTACTGAATCATGGCAAGCGTTTGGATTTGTATCCAACAATCATTTTATGTTAGGACATTTGATGGAGTGGTTATATGGTGGCATAGGAGGAATACGTCAGACAGAACAATCATTGGCTTATAAAACAATACAGATTGACCCTCATGTCGTTGGAAACATCACTTCTGCATCAGCTTCTTATGAGTCACCTTATGGTCGGATTTGTAGTGAATGGAAGAAAAAGCAAGAAGGTTTCGAATTGAAAGTTTCTATTCCTGCAAATAGCGAAGCGGTGATTCTTTTACCAACGAGAAACATTGAGAATATAACAGATTATGGAGTATGTTTGCATCTGTCTAAAGATATCGTTTTTTTAGGAGTCGAAAGTAATAAAACAAAAATAAAGATAGGTTCCGGCAACTATTTGTTCTTCGTAAAAAACTGA
- a CDS encoding glycosyl hydrolase family 28 protein — protein sequence MLIASCCLHITSCESKTKDEAVDKLLGELKVEVNGTSVTVHQARVSKYPMNMVWEGYQRPVNQTEIANFAYFDFKKNAVVKITSSEDIKDCKIRPTEFGITPVVKGKSVEFTLTEPCQFVVEFDGHHEALHLFVNPEKLTVDRDANARYFGPGIHEAGVITMRSNEMVYIDEGAIVYGAIQSENASNIKIVGKGILDSSHMNSGHIVSLKGVSNAHIEGVILKDPAGWAAVPYYCNGVTFDNVKLIGFWRYNADGIDIVNSSNVTIKNSFLRTFDDCIAIKGQKAVYDKQKIIENIKVDNCVLWNDWGKCFEFGAETVVDIIRDVTISNCYIPHFTMVAMSMQNGDRGHIENVRFENISIEEPIKENAMLKDEPMDTSWWGKTIGLGITGTQWSQDNIRGSINNVSFQNIRHIGSGCTGVDLSGYDKDHKVTNINIKDYYVNGTKVTKTSNLIHTNEFVSGVTVE from the coding sequence ATGCTTATTGCAAGTTGCTGTTTGCATATCACGAGTTGTGAAAGTAAGACAAAAGATGAGGCGGTCGACAAACTTTTAGGAGAATTGAAGGTTGAAGTTAACGGCACTTCGGTGACGGTCCATCAGGCGCGAGTTTCCAAATATCCTATGAATATGGTTTGGGAAGGGTATCAACGTCCTGTTAATCAGACGGAAATTGCAAATTTTGCTTACTTCGATTTCAAAAAGAATGCGGTGGTGAAAATTACCTCTTCAGAAGATATAAAAGACTGTAAAATACGTCCTACAGAATTCGGTATTACTCCCGTGGTGAAAGGTAAAAGTGTTGAGTTTACATTAACAGAGCCCTGCCAGTTTGTAGTTGAATTCGATGGACATCATGAAGCCTTGCATCTGTTCGTCAATCCAGAAAAACTGACTGTCGACAGAGATGCTAATGCGCGTTATTTCGGTCCAGGTATCCATGAAGCCGGCGTTATTACAATGAGAAGCAATGAAATGGTATATATTGACGAAGGGGCAATAGTTTATGGAGCCATTCAAAGTGAAAACGCTTCCAATATAAAGATTGTAGGGAAAGGAATTCTTGATTCGAGTCATATGAATTCCGGACATATAGTTTCTTTGAAGGGCGTTAGTAACGCACATATTGAAGGTGTAATTTTGAAAGACCCGGCCGGTTGGGCGGCAGTTCCCTATTATTGTAATGGAGTAACTTTTGATAATGTCAAGTTGATAGGTTTCTGGCGATACAATGCAGACGGAATAGATATCGTTAATAGTAGCAATGTGACAATCAAGAACTCTTTTCTCCGAACATTTGATGATTGCATAGCAATCAAAGGGCAGAAAGCAGTTTATGACAAACAAAAAATTATAGAAAATATAAAAGTGGATAACTGTGTACTTTGGAATGACTGGGGGAAATGTTTTGAATTTGGAGCTGAAACAGTAGTGGATATTATTCGTGATGTCACTATTTCGAATTGTTATATTCCTCACTTCACAATGGTGGCAATGTCTATGCAGAATGGCGATAGGGGGCACATTGAAAATGTTCGTTTTGAAAATATCTCCATTGAGGAGCCAATAAAAGAAAATGCTATGTTAAAAGATGAACCTATGGATACAAGCTGGTGGGGAAAAACGATTGGTTTAGGAATTACCGGTACTCAATGGTCTCAAGATAACATCCGAGGAAGTATAAATAACGTAAGTTTTCAGAATATTCGTCATATAGGTTCCGGTTGCACCGGAGTCGACTTGTCCGGATATGACAAAGACCATAAAGTGACCAATATAAATATAAAAGACTATTATGTGAATGGTACAAAAGTAACTAAAACGTCAAATCTCATCCATACAAATGAATTTGTATCCGGTGTTACTGTTGAATAA
- a CDS encoding SusF/SusE family outer membrane protein, with the protein MKMKKIVFYFSIFAAIALNSCNKENESDILPPDAPSILTGDYEIIANGNWEAEDQVYVWHGGSKGFVDDGKFTLSDPSTSTFKGTLAESLVSGTEYNWYVVSPSAEGSPASCTIPVSEKSQYGKIKAIAGENAPSVNMLSLVAFAKVNIKNTTNQAIIFNSASLSCGNPVFGKMCVDFTDEKVKYIDCPAASQSVLISETESRLPAGETMTFTIAVKPFTANEEVLKLELDNFELTNALNEISFEAGKTVDVNYEINAPDVPEIEEGTVLAASGTASPVADDLIQDWMAFQLTTGVYEYVYRGWLNQGTFFCFGKNNESIKYVFSATDNGAEFGEQGGESAMTITEALSEPSTYNKWTVTKEGYYEIVLDCYTSKLKATYLCDAASVFSKIEVEKLYLNVKYNDQEQFGIRADQMIEMEKTGNGVFKAKVSVPEDKISGQFRCQMDLGGHSLPVILPSDSDKSVAECDGGLAKTPFVLTMNGTTNFWLHTDTPGHSYVITVDLKQGLIWANCDQPSIEASDILLSGPAIGYDWGNFAHMKKTDNQFVFEFEVEISGKDEMFTIHLDGEQRSLIPFSGGNEVLSLGENKFKYRDAAADCGWFVPNIPAGKYKLTVNLQDYTLTVTKVN; encoded by the coding sequence ATGAAAATGAAAAAAATAGTTTTTTACTTTTCAATATTTGCTGCTATTGCATTAAATTCTTGTAATAAAGAGAATGAATCTGATATATTGCCTCCTGATGCTCCGAGTATTCTGACCGGTGATTATGAAATTATAGCCAATGGCAATTGGGAAGCCGAAGATCAGGTTTATGTTTGGCATGGCGGTTCGAAGGGGTTTGTCGATGATGGCAAGTTTACGCTTTCAGATCCATCAACCTCGACTTTCAAGGGCACTTTAGCTGAATCTCTTGTTAGCGGAACCGAGTACAACTGGTATGTGGTAAGTCCTTCTGCCGAAGGTTCTCCAGCTTCATGCACTATCCCTGTATCAGAAAAATCCCAATACGGCAAGATAAAAGCTATTGCTGGTGAGAATGCTCCTTCTGTTAATATGCTTTCATTAGTAGCATTTGCTAAGGTCAATATCAAGAACACTACCAATCAGGCTATCATATTCAACTCTGCATCTCTTTCCTGCGGAAATCCCGTATTTGGGAAAATGTGTGTGGATTTTACTGATGAAAAAGTAAAATACATCGACTGCCCCGCTGCATCCCAATCAGTATTGATTTCAGAAACAGAAAGTCGTTTGCCTGCAGGGGAGACTATGACATTTACTATCGCTGTAAAGCCTTTTACCGCAAATGAAGAGGTATTAAAACTCGAACTAGATAACTTTGAACTAACTAATGCATTAAATGAAATTTCCTTTGAAGCAGGTAAAACAGTTGATGTGAATTATGAAATCAATGCTCCAGATGTTCCAGAAATTGAAGAAGGAACAGTATTAGCAGCATCAGGTACAGCCTCACCGGTAGCGGATGATCTCATTCAAGATTGGATGGCTTTTCAGTTGACTACCGGTGTTTATGAATATGTTTATAGAGGATGGCTAAATCAGGGAACATTCTTCTGTTTTGGCAAAAATAATGAGTCTATAAAGTATGTTTTCAGTGCAACAGACAATGGCGCTGAATTTGGAGAACAGGGAGGTGAGAGTGCAATGACGATTACGGAAGCATTATCCGAACCGTCAACATACAACAAATGGACTGTGACCAAAGAAGGTTATTATGAAATAGTCCTTGATTGTTATACTTCAAAACTTAAGGCAACTTATCTCTGTGATGCCGCTTCTGTATTTTCCAAAATCGAAGTAGAAAAACTCTATTTGAACGTTAAATACAATGATCAAGAACAGTTTGGAATACGTGCTGACCAAATGATTGAAATGGAAAAAACAGGAAATGGAGTATTCAAGGCCAAGGTTTCTGTTCCAGAAGACAAAATATCCGGGCAGTTCAGATGCCAAATGGATCTTGGTGGGCATTCACTTCCGGTCATTCTTCCTTCTGACAGTGATAAATCGGTTGCTGAGTGTGATGGAGGATTGGCCAAAACGCCATTTGTGCTCACGATGAATGGAACTACAAACTTTTGGCTACATACTGATACTCCGGGACATTCGTATGTGATTACCGTTGATCTTAAACAGGGATTGATTTGGGCCAACTGTGACCAGCCTTCTATAGAAGCTTCAGACATTCTTTTGTCAGGACCAGCTATTGGGTATGACTGGGGGAATTTTGCTCACATGAAGAAGACGGATAATCAATTTGTTTTTGAATTTGAAGTGGAAATATCGGGTAAAGATGAAATGTTTACCATACATCTTGATGGTGAACAAAGGTCTCTTATACCATTCAGTGGTGGAAATGAGGTGTTGAGTTTGGGCGAAAATAAATTCAAATATCGTGATGCAGCGGCTGATTGTGGATGGTTTGTTCCTAATATTCCTGCTGGGAAATATAAATTGACAGTCAATCTTCAAGATTATACATTGACCGTGACGAAAGTAAATTGA